A stretch of DNA from Methanoplanus endosymbiosus:
GAACAGTATTTTAAGATAACACAGAGCGGCAACTGATACAAATCAGATAACCGGGAATTAAAGAAGTTTAAATTCCCAAAATATTTTTTTAAATTAAGATATTGGGCATAATTCCGGTCAGAACCACTGGTCAAGCGTCTTCTGACCTGCACCGGCATTTATCTTTTCAAGGACTGAATTTATTCTCTCCTCTGAAAATCCATGCTCTGCGCAGAGAAATTCTGTAACGCCTGCGCCGTCAACTGCCCCGTAATCAGGAATAATATTCTCAGTTACCGGCGGATTTAAGAAAAAGTCCTTCACCGGGAGATAGTCAAAATCAGGCACGCTCTCAGATAATATCTTCTCAAATGCGTTATCCCTGACAATCTTTAAAGCTTTCTTCGGCCCGATTCCACGTATCCCACTGTTAAAATCGGTGCCGATAAGAATTCCAATCTCAATAAGCTGCTCCCTTGTAATATCAAGCCCTGAAAGCACCTCATCAAGAGTAATAATCTCAGGGTTTACAGTTATTGTCCTGCTCCTGATCTTTCTCTTTCTGCTGACTGTTAAATTTCGGGCAAGTTTTTCCGCTCCGAAGAGAAGTGAGTCATAATCCTGTGATACGGAATAATCCACAATTCCTTCTGAGACCATAAATGCCGCCTGCGCTTCACCTTCTGAGGGCGCGTCAAGATATGGAATACCCATCAGGGAGAGAAGCCTTTTGGAACTGTCAATGATCTCCTTATCAACTCTCGTTGAAGATCTGGCATGGCGAAAAGCTGCCTGAATATCACCAACTTTTAAAGCCTCAACTCTTTGAATCTCCGCCTTCTCTTTAACAGCCCGCCGCTCTGAAATAGTCTTACTCTTAAATTCAGGGGGTTTGCCGTCAAAGATGAATACCGGAGATATACCCTTTTCGATAAAGTTTGTCAGCCGGAAAAACAGCCCGGAGAGGTGCGAGGTTACCCGCCCCTCATTATCCATCAGAGGGGTGCCGTCAGCCTGTCTTATTGTGGTCAGAAACTGATAGAGGGCATTATTGCCGTCAAATGCCGCCCGCCCTCTCAGACGATCCCATTCGGCAGGTCTTTTGTATTCTGTAAGAATATCACGTATTGCAACACCCATGAATAAATCCCGGAGTTTTGGGTCTGAAAATAAAAGATATTATCTGTATATTCTCCTTGCAATAGATGATACAACTTCATTTACCTCAGCCGACATATCATCACACTTCTCGTTTATCTCAGCTGAGAGCTGTTCAAGGTTCTGTCTCATATTCCGGTCCCTTTCATTTACGGAATTCTCAAGATTTTCAAATTTCCTGCAAAGGGATAATATCAGACCTGCAAGTGAGATCATCATTACTCCGGTTGCGAGGGCAACAATCCAGTCCTGCCATAACCTGACAACCATCACAAGAGTCGAGATGACAAGAATAACCGCGAGCAATATATCCCTTGTACTGTTACGCTCATCCATGTTGATAGATATTTACAGACCATTAATTAATCTAACTATCTTATTGTATCAGGGATTTATTATTCGGAGATCTGCCGGACTTGTAACAGATCAGTGTGTGCAGTAATGAGATAATCAGTATCTCAGAGATCCGGATTTAAGGAATTAATCCGGGATAAAGAATTAATACCGGAATTCAGGTGAAAATCCGGCATAAAATCCAGAATAAAGAATTAAAACCGGAATATATCCAAAAATCCCGGATACAAAAAAATACCACTGAGATCACCACAGCCCCGGCAGCAATATCACCGGACAGATCATCCTGTAGAGATTCACCCGGCAGGGCTGTTTAACCGGCAAAATTCCGGGCAGGACAACACTAAAATAAACATCTAAAGATAAATAAAGGACAAATAATATGGTTTCAGAAAAAACAGCAGAATATCTGCCATATGCGGCAATGTTTATAATGCTCCTTTTAGTGCAGGCAGGAGCGCTTCTTCTCACCCCTGCTATGAATGATGCAGGATATACTGCATTTGATGACCCTTCAGCAATTGAAAATATTGCCTTCTTCTTTGCAATACTCATAGGATTTACAGCTGTAATGCTCGTATTAATCAGATACGGTGGAAAAAAAGTTCTTTCAGCAATAATTGCCTTTTCGGTCTTTCTGATCTTTGTATATATCTTTGCCGCAGTGTCAGGGGCAGTATTTCATAATGATACAGTAACACTGCTGCTGACTGCCATACTCTCCATTGCAGCAACAGCCCTTCTGTATAAATATCCGGAATGGTACGTGATAGACATACTTGGTATTCTTATCTGCGCAGGTGCTGCGTCAATATTCGGCATATCACTGGAGATTTTTCCGGTAGTACTTCTCTTAATCATACTTGCACTCTACGATGCGATCTCTGTCTATAAGACAAAACATATGATAGCACTTGCAGAGGGTGTTATAAACTCAAAAGCACCAATTCTTGTTGTAATCCCGAAAAGCCGGGACTATTCATATATAAAACAGGGAGTTAACCTTGAGAAGGATAAAAAAGAGAGAGGGGCATTCCTGATGGGAATGGGGGATCTCATCATGCCCACGATTCTCGTGGTCTCATCCTCTGTATATCTGAGCGCCGGAAATATATTTTTCGGGGTCTCACTGCCGACACTCGGCGCGGCGGCAGGAACATTTGCCGGACTTGCAGTGCTCCTCTGGTTTGTTGCAAAGGGCAATCCGCAGGCCGGACTTCCGACTCTAAACGGCGGAGCTATTCTTGGATTTCTTCTGGGGTGTGCGGCTTCCGCCACGTGGTGCTGGATTCCCGTTCTCTGAGAATGAGATCAACAATTTCCCTGACCCCCGCCCTCGTCTGTGTGGACATATTCATGTAGCCCGGAAGTTCATTTAAATCGGCCTTGTTTATCACTATCTGCATAGGAACATCGCCAACCAAATCTTTCAGGTTTTCATACAGACCAAACTGATCCTCAATAGAATAACCGCAGGACTCACTTGAATCAACCATGAAAAGGATCATATCGGCTACATTTGAAATTGCACAGAGCGCCTGATTCTCGATCTCATTTCTCATCTCATACGGTCTGTCAAGTATTCCGGGAGTATCAACGATCTGTATCCTCTCGCGCCCTACTTCACGGTGACCGACAATGATGCACTTGGTCGTAAAAGCATAGCCTGCAATCTCAGGCAGCGCAGATGAAACCAGTTTTATGAAAGACGATTTTCCGACATTGGGATAACCTGCAACAACGACAGTAAACTCTTCTTCTCTGATTTCAGGGAGTTTACGCAGGACATTCCTCACTTCATTAAGGTACAGCAGATCTTTTTCAACCTGATGCACAATGGAGGAGATTCTTGCCGTTGCCTGCTTACGTAAGCCTTTTGTATCCTCAGACTGCCTCATCTGACGTGCATATGTTCCGCCGGTCTTTCTTGCCTGACCTGCGGCCCACTGTACAGCACCGAGTGATTTCTTAATCCGGTCAACATCAAAGAGAATATTTGAGATATCAAGGTAAAATTTCGGCAGATTATCAAAACTCGGAAATTTCTTTACAGTGTCATCAAGCTTGTCATATATTGAACTGTAAATTGATCGTACAAATTCCTCATTTGCCCTATCCTTATTCTTTTTCAGCCTTTGCGCCGCAGCAGCGCGGTGAAGTGCCCGATCCATAACCTCATCGGCGGTCGGAACAGTAGGTATTTTTTCGAATTCCACAGATAATAACCCGAATCTATATATGTTTACTTACATGATTAATCTATTATGGAGTTATCCCTAATCCAGAAGGATATTTTAATCACACTCATCACACTTTACCACCAGAAATCATCTGCAATTAAAGGGGAAGAGATTGCAGACATATTAAAAAGAAACCCAGGAACAGTGAGAAACCAGATGCAGGCGTTAAAGGCGCTTGCCCTTGTGGAAGGCGTACCCGGACCAAAAGGTGGGTACACACCATCTTCGGCGGCATACAGTGAGCTGAACCTGAATGATTATGAGAATGAGATTGAAGTTCCGATACAGAAGAATAATGAGGAAATACCCGGAGTCAATGTAGCTGAGATCCATTTTACGACACTCTGCAACCCGGATCTCTGCCGGGCAATGATAAAACTCATCGGAAGCGTAAAATCCTTCAAGATGGGCGATATGATCTCAATCGGGCCGACACCTGTGAACAAACTCCTCTTAAAAGGTGAAGTCTATGGCAAGGATGAGGTCAGCCAGTCCCTCCTGATTACAATATCAGAGATGATCTCCCTTCCTAAGAAACACATTGAGGCATATATGAGCACACCGGTATTTACACTGAATAATGACTCCACATTTACTGATGCAATAAAACTCTTCAGTGAAAAGCGGATTCATGGTGCGCCGGTCATATGTGACGGCAATCTGGCAGGGATTGTGACATTAAGCGACATTGCACACGGCATTCATGAGGATATGCCATTAAGCACCAGAATTGAGAAGATTATGACAGCAAAGGTTGTGACCACTTCTCCGGATGAGAACCTCTTCCAGATTATCGGTAAGTTCAAAAAGGAAAATATTGGCAGGATAATAGTAATAAAAGATGATAAACCGGTTGGTATTCTCACCCAGTCAGATATAATAAAGGTCTTCCCTGCCCTGTGAATATGCCTGATCACCCAAAATTCCGGCAGATACCACCAGATCATATATTTTTCCGGAATTTCAGAGATATATTCCGGAATTCAAGCATAATTCAGGAGATAAATTATCATTCTGCGGGCTATTTTACAATCATTTAAATACTATCATGTCCACTCTTTTTTAATATGAAGACGGCATTCTCCCGGAGTCTGTCAAAAAAGCAGG
This window harbors:
- the fen gene encoding flap endonuclease-1, with the translated sequence MGVAIRDILTEYKRPAEWDRLRGRAAFDGNNALYQFLTTIRQADGTPLMDNEGRVTSHLSGLFFRLTNFIEKGISPVFIFDGKPPEFKSKTISERRAVKEKAEIQRVEALKVGDIQAAFRHARSSTRVDKEIIDSSKRLLSLMGIPYLDAPSEGEAQAAFMVSEGIVDYSVSQDYDSLLFGAEKLARNLTVSRKRKIRSRTITVNPEIITLDEVLSGLDITREQLIEIGILIGTDFNSGIRGIGPKKALKIVRDNAFEKILSESVPDFDYLPVKDFFLNPPVTENIIPDYGAVDGAGVTEFLCAEHGFSEERINSVLEKINAGAGQKTLDQWF
- a CDS encoding presenilin family intramembrane aspartyl protease PSH, whose translation is MVSEKTAEYLPYAAMFIMLLLVQAGALLLTPAMNDAGYTAFDDPSAIENIAFFFAILIGFTAVMLVLIRYGGKKVLSAIIAFSVFLIFVYIFAAVSGAVFHNDTVTLLLTAILSIAATALLYKYPEWYVIDILGILICAGAASIFGISLEIFPVVLLLIILALYDAISVYKTKHMIALAEGVINSKAPILVVIPKSRDYSYIKQGVNLEKDKKERGAFLMGMGDLIMPTILVVSSSVYLSAGNIFFGVSLPTLGAAAGTFAGLAVLLWFVAKGNPQAGLPTLNGGAILGFLLGCAASATWCWIPVL
- a CDS encoding NOG1 family protein, giving the protein MEFEKIPTVPTADEVMDRALHRAAAAQRLKKNKDRANEEFVRSIYSSIYDKLDDTVKKFPSFDNLPKFYLDISNILFDVDRIKKSLGAVQWAAGQARKTGGTYARQMRQSEDTKGLRKQATARISSIVHQVEKDLLYLNEVRNVLRKLPEIREEEFTVVVAGYPNVGKSSFIKLVSSALPEIAGYAFTTKCIIVGHREVGRERIQIVDTPGILDRPYEMRNEIENQALCAISNVADMILFMVDSSESCGYSIEDQFGLYENLKDLVGDVPMQIVINKADLNELPGYMNMSTQTRAGVREIVDLILRERESSTTWRKPHTPEEIQE
- a CDS encoding CBS domain-containing protein → MELSLIQKDILITLITLYHQKSSAIKGEEIADILKRNPGTVRNQMQALKALALVEGVPGPKGGYTPSSAAYSELNLNDYENEIEVPIQKNNEEIPGVNVAEIHFTTLCNPDLCRAMIKLIGSVKSFKMGDMISIGPTPVNKLLLKGEVYGKDEVSQSLLITISEMISLPKKHIEAYMSTPVFTLNNDSTFTDAIKLFSEKRIHGAPVICDGNLAGIVTLSDIAHGIHEDMPLSTRIEKIMTAKVVTTSPDENLFQIIGKFKKENIGRIIVIKDDKPVGILTQSDIIKVFPAL